The Hymenobacter swuensis DY53 genome includes the window AATCAGCCCGGCCTCCGTGACCATGCGGGCAAACTCGGCGTTTTCGCTCAGGAAGCCGTAGCCGGGGTGAATGGCATCGACGCCCAATTGCTTGCAGACTTCCAGGATTTTGTCGCCGCGCAGGTAGCTGTCTTTGCTGGCGGGCGGGCCCACGCACACGGCCTCGTCGGCGTAGCGCACGTGCAGGGCATTGCGGTCAGCTTCAGAGTAGATGGCTACGGTCTGGAGGCCCATTTCCTTGGCCGAGCGCAGCACGCGCAACGCAATTTCGCCGCGGTTGGCGACGAGCAGCTTGGTTATTTTTTTCATCGGGAGAGAGGTGGAGCGGGTGGGAGTGGAGTCGGATTATGTAAACAGAAACGTCATGCTGAGCTTGTCGAAGCATCTCTACCGCTTCGTTGGGTTAGCATTGCAACGAAGCGGTAGAGATGCTTCGACAAGCTCAGCATGACGTTTCTGTTGGCGGTAACAGGCGTTCAATACCCAAAGAAACGCCATTCCGACCGGACCAGAAAACCGCGCCGGCCAATTCCCGGAAGGTTGGATAGCGGCCCGGGGGAGCTTACCTTTGCGGATTGCCATAACTTTGTACATTCCCCGGTGGTTTAGCGCTCAGGCGTCACCGCCCGTTTCCTTTCACATTAACCCGTCCCCTCGTGGATCTATTTGAGAAGATTGCCGCCAACCGCGGCCCGCTGGGTGTCCACTCACACTACGCGCACGGCTACTTCGCTTTCCCTAAGCTGGAAGGCGAAATTAAGCCCCGCATGATTTTCCGCGGCAAGGAAGTGCTTACCTGGAGCCTCAATAACTACCTGGGCCTGGCCAACCACCCCGAGGTGCGCAAGGCCGATGCCGATGGCGCGGCCGAGTACGGCATGGCCCTGCCCATGGGCGCCCGCATGATGTCGGGCAACTCCAACCTGCACGAGCAGCTGGAAAGCGAGCTGGCCGAGTTTGTAATGAAGCCGGACTGCATGCTGCTCAACTTCGGTTACCAAGGCGTGGTAAGCATCATCGACGCCATGGTGAACCGCCACGACGTAATTGTGTACGACGCTGAGTCGCACGCCTGCATCATTGACGGGGTTCGTCTGCACGCCGGCAAGCGGTTCGTGTACGTGCACAACGACATGGCCAGCCTGGAGAAGCAGCTGCAGCGCGCCGAGCGTATCATTGCCGAAACCGGCGGCGCTATTCTGGTGATTACCGAGGGCGTATTCGGCATGTCGGGCAACCAGGGCGACCTGCGGGGCGTGATTGCACTGAAGGAGAAATACCAGTTCCGCCTGTTCGTAGACGACGCTCACGGCTTCGGTACGCAGGGGGCTACGGGTGCCGGAACGGGCGAAGAACAGGGCGTACAGGACGGTATCGACCTTTATTTTTCGACGTTTGCCAAGTCGATGGCCAGCATCGGCGCCTTCGTAGCTGGTCCCGAGAACGTAATTGAATATTTGCGCTACAACATGCGCAGCCAGATTTTCGCCAAAAGCCTGCCCATGCCGCTTGTAGTGGGCGCTTTGAAGCGGTTGGAGCTGTTACGCACCCAGCCTGAGCTGAAAGAAAACCTCTGGACCATCGTACGGGCGCTGCAAAGCGGTTTGCGCGAAAAGGGCTTCAATCTGGGCACTACCACCTCCTGCGTAACGCCGGTGCTGCTGACCGGCCAAATCTCCGACGCGGCCCAGATTACCTTCGATCTACGTGAGAATCACGGCATTTTCTGTTCCATCGTGGTGTACCCGGTGGTGCCGAAGGGCGTTATCATGCTGCGCCTCATCCCCACGGCCAGCCACTCGCTCGATGATGTGGCCGTGACCATCAAAGCCTTCGAGGCGGTGCAGGAGAAGCTCTCGAAAGGACTATATTCCAAAGCTGAAGTGCCTGCCGGCCTCCAGGACTAATTACGGCTTTGCTAAGTACAAAAGTCAGCTTCCATCCCGGGGGCTGACTTTTTGCTTTAGTACTATTCCGGGTATTGTCCGGTCATGAGGAGGGGTAGAGTGAGTCGGTTTGAGGGTAAAAAGGCCCCTATGCGGCTGAAAAAGGGGATTGAGAAAAAAACTCACCGACTTGCTTGTATTTGAAATCCCTGTATATTAGGGCCGGTTAAACACTTTTTTCCACACCAAATAACCCCTCCCAAAATGAGCAACTTTAGCCAACTGAAAGACCTCGTGATGTCGCTGGAAGCTGACTTCGAGAAGTTCTACGACAAGGGCAACTCGGCCGCTGGCACCCGCGTGCGCAAGGGCATGCAGGAGCTGAAAAATATGGCCCAGACCATCCGCACCGAGGTGCAGAACGCCAAGAACACCGCTGGCGAAGCCGCTCCGGCCAAAGCTGCTCCGGCTGCCAAGAAAGCCGCTCCCGCTGCCGCTAAAAAGGCTGCACCGGCAAAAAAGAAGTAATGCCGGGCCGCGCTCTGCGTGGCCACTGTACTTACGAAAAGAGGCCCTGTCTACTATCGACAGGGCCTCTTTGTGTTATGGGCTCTTGGCGGGTGAGTACTTACACTACCTTGATCAGGTAGTAGTTCTTTTTGCCCTTCTGGGCCACTACATACTTGTCGTGCAGCAGCGGCAGCTCGGTGGCCTGCTGCTCCAAAGTGGCCTTGGCGCGGTTCAGGCTCACGCCGCCCGCCTGAATCATCTTCTTGGCCTCACCTTTGGAGGGGAAGATGACGGCGTTAGTGGCGTCGCTTAGCAGGCTGATAACGTTGTGCTCGGCAAGGCTGGCGCGGGGTACCTCCACGTGGGGCACACCGGCAAACACGTCGAGCAGCGTGGCCTCGTCGAGGCTGCTGAGCTCCCCGCCGCCGAACAGCACCTGCGAGGCCGCTACAGCCGCTTCGTAGGCCGCCTGGCCGTGCACGCGGATGGTCACGTCTTGGGCCAGGGCCTTCTGCAGAGTGCGCAGGTGCGGGGCTTGGGCGTGCTCGGCTTCCAGGGCTTCAATTTCCGCCTGCGGGAGCAGCGTGAACACGCGGATGAGGCGGGGCACGTCCTCATCCTTGCTATTGTAGAAGAACTGGTAGAACTGGTAGGGCGAGGTCATGGCGCCATCCAGCCACACGGTGCCGGTTTCGCTCTTGCCATACTTGGTGCCGTCGGACTTGGTGATGAGCTGGCCAGTGAGGGCGTAGGCCTTGCCCTCGCCGCCCGACATGCGCCGGATCAGCTCGGTGCCGGTGGTGATGTTGCCCCACTGGTCCGAAGCGCCCATCTGCAGAGTGGTGCCCAACTCTTTGTAGAGGTGGAAGAAGTCGTAGCCCTGCAGCAGCTGGTAGCTGAACTCGGTGTAGCTGATGCCATCGGCCCCGGATTCCTCGTTGCCGCCGATGCGGCGCTTCACCGAGTCTTTGGCCATCATGTAGTTCACGGTGAGGTGCTTGCCCACTTCGCGCAGGAACTGCAAGAAGCCAAAATCCTTGAACCAGTCGTAGTTGTTCACTACCTGCGCCCCGGTGGGCGAGTCGTCGAACACCAGGAACTTCTCCAACTGGACTTGGATGCCGGCCTGGTTGCGGCGCAGGGCGTCTTCATCCAGCAGGTTGCGCTCCGCTGATTTGCCCGAGGGGTCGCCAATCATCCCGGTGGCACCGCCCACTAGTGCCAGGGGCCGGTGGCCGGCGCGCTGCAAGTGCACCAGCAACATGATGGTGGCCAGGTTGCCGATGTGCAGGGAAGGCGCGGTGGGGTCGAAGCCGATGTAGCCGGTGATGGGCGCGTTCTTCAGCAGGTGCTCCTCGGTGCCGGGCATCATGTCGTGAAACATGCCCCGCCAGCGCAGTTCGTCGATTAGGTTCAAGGGGGAAGTTGTGAAGTTGTGAAGTTGTGAATCAGGCGGCGGTTATAGACACGACCAACTCACGCAAGTAAGAGGCGCAAAGGTAAAAAGGCCTGTGGTACATTTGTCGTTCAAGTGAAAGCAGTGGCGGAATAGCGCCCCGTTGGCCTTCACAACCTCACAACTTCACAACTTCCCCCTTGACCCTCACACCCGACGAAATCCTGAAGCAGCTCCAGCAGCGGCAGTTCGCGCCCGTGTATTTCCTGCAGGGCGAGGAGCCGTATTACATTGATCTGTTGGCTGATTTGCTGGAAAAGCACGTGCTGCCCGAGCATGACAAAGGCTTCAACCAAGTGGTGCTCTACGGCAAGGATACCGACGTGGCCGGCATCCTGGGCCAAGCCAAGCGCTTCCCGATGATGGCCGAACGCTCGGTGGTCATCGTGAAGGAGGCCCAGGCCGTGGCCGACCTGGAGGCGGAAAAGTCGTGGCCGTTTCTGGAGGCGTACCTGCGCAACCCGCTGCAGAGCACTGTGCTGGTGTTCTGCTACAAGCATAAAACCCTGGATGCGCGCAAGAAGCTGGGCAAGCTGCTGGCCGGCGACAAAAAGGAGCCCGCGCCCGCCGGCACCGTGCTCATGACCAGCAAGAAGCTCTACGACAACCAAGTGGCGCCCTGGCTGAGCACCTACGTGCGCTCGAAAAACCAGCAGATTACGCCTCAGGCCACGGTTATGCTGGCTGAGTACATCGGCGGGGAGCTGGGCCGCCTCACCAACGAGGTAGACAAGATGCTCATCAACCTGCTGCCCGGCCACAGCATCGATGAGGACTTGGTGCAGCGCATGGTGGGCATCAGCAAGGAGTACAACATCTTCGAACTGCAGAGCGCTTTGGTGCGCCGCGACGTGCTCAAGGCCAACCGCATCCTGCTCTACTTCGAGGCCAACCCCAAGAACAACCCGCTCATCCCGAACCTGACGCTGCTGTTCAACTACTTCTCCCGGCTGCTGGCGCTGCATCAGAATCCCAACCCCTCGGAAGCCGACTGGCTGAAAATGGGCCTGCGCTTCCCCATCCAGCGCAAAGACTACCAGACCGGCCTGAAGGTGTTTGACTTCCACCGCACCCGCGACATTGTGCACTTAATAAGACGCGCCGACGCCCAAAGCAAAGGCATCGACTCGGGCTCCATGACCGACGGGGAAATCCTGCGGGAGCTAATCTGGCTGATCATCCACCCGGTGCCGCTGCACGCGGTGGTGGGGCAGTAGGTCGCGTATCTACATCAGGCGGTTGCTGCCACTTCATTCTGAAACCTCGTTCCCGAAAAAATGTGCCCTGACTGCTTCCCGGCCGGAGTATCCGGCTTTCCCTCGTGGTGGGAATACGAGGCGTTTGCGCAACAACTGCCCCGCAAGCCGCTGACGTTGCTGCCGGCTGCGTCGGACCCGGTCGTGCGGTATGCATGCCCGACGTGCCGGGAGGTATGGGTGCTGTCGGAGCCGGAAGGAGCGTGGCGGGGGTATTTTCTGCCTGAACCAGCAGCGGCCGTCTATACCCAGCGGTTGATGATGGGCGACAAGGCGCGCCGGCTCGGTTGTTTCGGGCTGTTGCTGGCGGCGGCACTGTATGCCGGTTGGCGGTGGCTGTGTGTAGCTTAAAGTGGCGGAAGGGACGACGTACACGGCAAGCAGCTCCGGACTGCTCAGTAACAAAAGCACGTGCCGAAGCAAAAAAGATGATTAGCTAAAACAATGTGTATACATTTGATGTACAGACATGGATAAATGACTTGGCTTGCCGGCAGTCAGGCTTGGCTGCCGCACCTACGGAACGGGTTCGACGTGCTTCCGCAAGGCCGGGGAGTTTTTCTTACATCTCTAAAAATCAGTAGCATGAACATTCTGAACGTCATTTCCAGCCCACGCGGCGGCGCTTCCTTCAGCATTAAGCTGGCCAACGGCATTATCGAGAAGCTGCAGGCTGCCAACCCCGGCAGCACCGTAACCACCCGGGACCTTGCTACCCATCCCTTCCCGCAACTGGAAGAGGCCAAGCTGCAGTCCTTCTTCACGCCGCCCGCCAACCGCACGCCCGAGCAGCAGGAAGCCGCCCGTCACTCCGACGATGCCATTGCTGAGCTGCAGGCCGCCGACGTCATCGTTATCGGCGCGCCGCTCTACAACTTCGGCATCCCGTCCACGCTCAAAGCCTGGATTGACCACATTGCCCGCGCCGGCATCACGTTCCAGTATGTTGATGGAGCTCCGCAGGGACTGGTAACGGGCAAGAAAGTGTACGTGGCCATGTCCAGCGGCGGCATCTATTCGGAAGGGCCGGCCGCTGGTTACGATTTTGTAGCACCCTATCTGAAAGCCGTGCTGGGCTTCATTGGCATGACCGATGTAACCGTGGCGCGGGTAGAGGGCGTTGCCGTACCCGGGGTGCAGGACACCGCCCTGGAAAAAGCTCTGAACAGCGTAGCTATCTAAGGCGCTCAGGCGGTTTTCCAGCCACAACAAAAGCCCGCCCGGTTTCGTTTCTACCTTGCTGAAACCGGCGGGCTTTTGTTGTGGCTGTTGGTTACGCACCAAGATTGGTGATGTATAGAACCAAAGGAAATTTTTCCTCGTTAATCAGAAAAATTTCTATAAGTTCGATTCGCTAACTGGAACTTCTCATGGCCACACCTGCTCATCAACCCAAAACCACGGCTCCTACACCAACCGCTTTGCGCAAAAAATGGGCGGCCTGGAGCCTGGCCGGGCAGGATTCGTTTGCCTTGGTGATGGAGGCGCGCAAGGGTGTACCAGCCGCTACGGCTTTCGAGGTGGCCGAGGCGTTTCATTTGCAGGCCAACGAGCTGGAGGCTATCTACGAGCTGTCGACCAAAACGCTGCGCACGTATTCGCAGGAAAAAAAGCCGCTGAGTGCGGCTAGTAGCGAGAAAACGCTTAAAATCATCAGCCTCTACAACCTGGGCCTAGAGGTATTTGGCGAGGCGGCCGCGTTTCTGCGCTGGCTGGAT containing:
- a CDS encoding aminotransferase class I/II-fold pyridoxal phosphate-dependent enzyme, whose protein sequence is MDLFEKIAANRGPLGVHSHYAHGYFAFPKLEGEIKPRMIFRGKEVLTWSLNNYLGLANHPEVRKADADGAAEYGMALPMGARMMSGNSNLHEQLESELAEFVMKPDCMLLNFGYQGVVSIIDAMVNRHDVIVYDAESHACIIDGVRLHAGKRFVYVHNDMASLEKQLQRAERIIAETGGAILVITEGVFGMSGNQGDLRGVIALKEKYQFRLFVDDAHGFGTQGATGAGTGEEQGVQDGIDLYFSTFAKSMASIGAFVAGPENVIEYLRYNMRSQIFAKSLPMPLVVGALKRLELLRTQPELKENLWTIVRALQSGLREKGFNLGTTTSCVTPVLLTGQISDAAQITFDLRENHGIFCSIVVYPVVPKGVIMLRLIPTASHSLDDVAVTIKAFEAVQEKLSKGLYSKAEVPAGLQD
- the tyrS gene encoding tyrosine--tRNA ligase; its protein translation is MNLIDELRWRGMFHDMMPGTEEHLLKNAPITGYIGFDPTAPSLHIGNLATIMLLVHLQRAGHRPLALVGGATGMIGDPSGKSAERNLLDEDALRRNQAGIQVQLEKFLVFDDSPTGAQVVNNYDWFKDFGFLQFLREVGKHLTVNYMMAKDSVKRRIGGNEESGADGISYTEFSYQLLQGYDFFHLYKELGTTLQMGASDQWGNITTGTELIRRMSGGEGKAYALTGQLITKSDGTKYGKSETGTVWLDGAMTSPYQFYQFFYNSKDEDVPRLIRVFTLLPQAEIEALEAEHAQAPHLRTLQKALAQDVTIRVHGQAAYEAAVAASQVLFGGGELSSLDEATLLDVFAGVPHVEVPRASLAEHNVISLLSDATNAVIFPSKGEAKKMIQAGGVSLNRAKATLEQQATELPLLHDKYVVAQKGKKNYYLIKVV
- the holA gene encoding DNA polymerase III subunit delta; protein product: MTLTPDEILKQLQQRQFAPVYFLQGEEPYYIDLLADLLEKHVLPEHDKGFNQVVLYGKDTDVAGILGQAKRFPMMAERSVVIVKEAQAVADLEAEKSWPFLEAYLRNPLQSTVLVFCYKHKTLDARKKLGKLLAGDKKEPAPAGTVLMTSKKLYDNQVAPWLSTYVRSKNQQITPQATVMLAEYIGGELGRLTNEVDKMLINLLPGHSIDEDLVQRMVGISKEYNIFELQSALVRRDVLKANRILLYFEANPKNNPLIPNLTLLFNYFSRLLALHQNPNPSEADWLKMGLRFPIQRKDYQTGLKVFDFHRTRDIVHLIRRADAQSKGIDSGSMTDGEILRELIWLIIHPVPLHAVVGQ
- a CDS encoding FMN-dependent NADH-azoreductase, yielding MNILNVISSPRGGASFSIKLANGIIEKLQAANPGSTVTTRDLATHPFPQLEEAKLQSFFTPPANRTPEQQEAARHSDDAIAELQAADVIVIGAPLYNFGIPSTLKAWIDHIARAGITFQYVDGAPQGLVTGKKVYVAMSSGGIYSEGPAAGYDFVAPYLKAVLGFIGMTDVTVARVEGVAVPGVQDTALEKALNSVAI
- the parS gene encoding type II RES/Xre toxin-antitoxin system antitoxin is translated as MATPAHQPKTTAPTPTALRKKWAAWSLAGQDSFALVMEARKGVPAATAFEVAEAFHLQANELEAIYELSTKTLRTYSQEKKPLSAASSEKTLKIISLYNLGLEVFGEAAAFLRWLDKPAHGLDGEIPLRLLETSGGIDLVAEELTRIAYGDLS